A stretch of the Maridesulfovibrio bastinii DSM 16055 genome encodes the following:
- a CDS encoding rod-binding protein: MTISGFDPKAATSTAEAKDLVQFKREMDSLKGRLSDDSTKEEKLKGACKKFEAIFMGKIWKEMRKTVSKSGYLKSNYEDQYLSMFDKDFSEKLASGGGIGLGDMLYQQLRTKLEDASRETLPGTGNATAPKTLDDIHAKETAKGMPLHKEAAEAGPGIPLPKPGIELDSSEFGVGGPVLRNMVKARAQAAAEDSGSEVTAKESSESSGHKFLSRHEAMAKVDELARKIEKEHDQTVYGIGITADQIGKKLASSI; this comes from the coding sequence ATGACTATCAGCGGATTTGACCCGAAAGCTGCAACGTCCACAGCAGAAGCAAAGGATCTGGTTCAGTTTAAAAGAGAGATGGATTCTCTCAAGGGACGTCTTTCTGACGATTCGACCAAAGAAGAAAAACTTAAAGGGGCCTGCAAGAAGTTTGAAGCTATCTTCATGGGCAAAATCTGGAAGGAAATGCGTAAGACCGTTTCCAAATCAGGATACCTGAAAAGTAATTACGAAGATCAGTATCTTTCAATGTTCGATAAGGATTTTTCTGAAAAGCTGGCTTCAGGCGGCGGAATAGGTCTTGGGGATATGCTTTATCAGCAGCTGCGTACAAAGCTGGAAGATGCCAGTAGAGAAACTCTTCCGGGAACCGGCAATGCCACCGCGCCAAAAACACTTGATGATATCCACGCTAAAGAGACTGCCAAAGGAATGCCTTTGCACAAGGAAGCAGCGGAAGCCGGTCCGGGAATACCTTTGCCCAAACCGGGCATAGAACTTGATTCCTCTGAATTCGGTGTCGGCGGTCCTGTTCTTAGGAATATGGTTAAAGCCAGAGCACAGGCTGCTGCCGAAGATTCCGGTTCGGAAGTAACAGCTAAAGAAAGCAGTGAAAGCTCCGGTCACAAATTCCTTTCACGGCATGAAGCCATGGCAAAAGTGGATGAGCTGGCAAGGAAGATAGAAAAGGAACATGACCAGACTGTATATGGTATAGGCATCACTGCCGACCAGATTGGCAAAAAACTTGCAAGCTCTATTTAA
- a CDS encoding flagellar basal body P-ring protein FlgI: MTTGTKTKKGTAGLTAAMLFLFVMVLCSTSAEAVRLKDIAAFSGVRTNELVGYGLVVGLSGTGDGSNSAFTTTSMVNMLEKMGVRVDRSAIKPSNVAAVMVTAKMPVSSKPGSTLDVTVSSIGDADSLVGGVLLMTPLKGIDGQIYALAQGSLTLGGYSAGGDAATASKNFVTVGRIPNGASVERAVKFKFNDQNKITINLEMSDFGTAMQVVNRVNGAIGGGYAHAVDASTVELKVPRQFRGNIVPLMASLENLEVSPDDKAKVVVDEKTGTIVLGRSVRLSKVAVAHGNLQVVVSESTDVSQPGPFAPQGAETVETPQTDVDIQEDNNRLMLVEGATLQELVDGLNAIGATPRDLISILRTMKAAGALHAELEVI; this comes from the coding sequence ATGACAACCGGCACAAAAACGAAAAAAGGAACCGCAGGGCTTACGGCAGCAATGCTGTTTCTATTCGTTATGGTTCTGTGCTCGACTTCGGCCGAGGCTGTAAGACTGAAGGATATAGCCGCATTCAGCGGTGTTCGTACTAACGAACTGGTAGGATACGGTCTGGTCGTAGGTCTTTCCGGAACCGGTGACGGAAGCAATTCAGCTTTTACCACCACTTCAATGGTCAATATGCTTGAGAAGATGGGGGTTCGGGTCGACAGGTCGGCTATAAAACCGTCTAACGTCGCAGCTGTAATGGTTACCGCAAAAATGCCTGTTTCATCAAAGCCGGGGTCAACACTTGATGTCACTGTTTCTTCCATAGGTGATGCTGACAGCCTTGTCGGTGGAGTGCTGCTTATGACTCCTCTTAAAGGTATAGATGGTCAGATTTATGCTCTTGCACAGGGTTCGCTTACCTTAGGCGGTTATTCCGCCGGTGGCGATGCCGCTACAGCCAGTAAAAACTTTGTAACTGTAGGCCGTATTCCTAACGGAGCATCTGTTGAACGGGCTGTGAAATTTAAATTTAATGATCAGAATAAGATTACAATTAATCTGGAGATGTCTGATTTCGGCACCGCTATGCAGGTTGTTAACAGAGTAAACGGTGCCATCGGCGGCGGCTATGCACATGCTGTGGATGCTTCAACTGTTGAACTCAAGGTTCCACGCCAGTTCAGGGGAAATATTGTTCCGCTCATGGCTTCACTGGAAAATCTTGAAGTTTCACCTGATGACAAGGCCAAAGTTGTTGTTGATGAAAAAACCGGAACTATTGTTCTTGGTCGAAGTGTAAGACTCAGCAAAGTGGCTGTTGCTCATGGCAACCTTCAGGTTGTTGTCTCTGAAAGTACTGATGTCAGCCAGCCCGGACCATTTGCACCTCAAGGAGCCGAAACAGTTGAAACTCCCCAGACTGATGTGGATATTCAGGAAGATAACAACAGGCTGATGCTGGTTGAAGGTGCAACTCTTCAGGAACTTGTTGACGGTCTCAATGCCATTGGTGCCACCCCGAGAGACCTTATCTCCATATTAAGAACCATGAAAGCTGCCGGCGCACTTCATGCCGAGCTGGAGGTTATCTAA
- a CDS encoding flagellar basal body L-ring protein FlgH, translating into MKKIFLIIIAAVSLTAGCTPPRQNPTPMPVLTTPEPYEAEPVNNPGSLFAASNSDFLFDDNRARRIGDIVVVTVTETSKGKHTSNSKAEKQNDTSMTVSSFATSPLSALDVFGTKDNSGDDPQIGSSMSNKFKSTGETKNESSLTASVACRIVRILPGGVMQVEGARQVRINDETQVLVVKGLLRQRDIGAGNTVESSYLADAQIEVYGRGILADKQRPGWLSRILDNVWPF; encoded by the coding sequence TATTGCGGCAGTTTCTTTGACCGCAGGGTGTACTCCGCCTAGGCAGAATCCTACTCCCATGCCGGTGCTGACTACTCCAGAACCTTATGAAGCAGAACCTGTCAATAATCCGGGTTCCCTTTTTGCGGCCTCTAATTCTGATTTTCTGTTTGATGACAACCGTGCCCGGCGCATAGGCGATATTGTGGTTGTAACCGTAACCGAGACATCCAAGGGCAAGCATACTTCAAATTCAAAGGCTGAAAAACAGAATGATACCAGTATGACTGTAAGCAGTTTTGCCACCAGCCCTCTTTCAGCTCTTGATGTTTTCGGAACCAAGGACAATTCCGGTGACGATCCCCAGATCGGTTCTTCCATGAGCAATAAATTTAAAAGTACCGGTGAGACCAAGAACGAATCTTCACTCACTGCTTCGGTCGCCTGTAGAATTGTCAGGATTCTTCCCGGAGGCGTAATGCAGGTTGAGGGAGCAAGGCAGGTCCGCATCAACGATGAAACACAGGTTCTGGTTGTTAAAGGTCTGCTGCGTCAGAGAGATATCGGGGCCGGCAATACTGTAGAGTCAAGTTATCTTGCCGATGCCCAGATTGAAGTTTACGGACGCGGAATTCTTGCCGACAAGCAGCGTCCTGGATGGCTGTCCAGAATTCTGGATAACGTATGGCCGTTTTAA